The following is a genomic window from Miscanthus floridulus cultivar M001 chromosome 14, ASM1932011v1, whole genome shotgun sequence.
CATTTATCTTGAATAACACTTTCATAATCTCCTTTGTTTATTAGACTTATAACTAACTATATTTTAATAGAAAAATTATGGCTAAAGTTGGACTTGGTTTTGCTTCTCGTCAATAATATACAGGAAACACGGTTTTCCTATATATGTTTTCTTGAAAGGAATATAATCAAGAACGAAACAACAGAACAACAGCAAAGATTGTGTCATCCAATGAAGCAAAACTAAATCCATTAATTATTTCTTCGTTAATACTAGAAGAAGAAAACACCATCCACAACATTAAGGATCTCCATGGCATTATACGAAGAACTCCCGTCCTCCCCTTCGCTGTCAATGGCGCAGGCATTCAAATCCAAGCTGAAACGACGTGGCACACCTCCTTTCTCTGCGCCATCATCTTCCACCTTGCTGTCAACGTCACTTGTGATCCTTTGCTTCACAGACCGTGGGGAGGAAACCCTAGGCGATGACATCGACTCGAACACTTCACAGCACACTACGATGGAGTCCTCCAAGCTGACCACACCACCATCGTAACCCCTCACGGTTCCGCTCGCCATGGCATCCATGATGCCGGCTTCTAGCTCCAAGTCGTGCTCGACGCCGTCGATCAGCACGACACGGTGAGGATTCTCGCGGATCGCCTCGTAGAACATCTGCATGCTGCCGCCGTGCTCGTTGTCCGGCGACCTCTGCCTCTTGAGGCTGCTGTGGTGACCGCCGGGGCTGCTGGAACCGGAGTGATCCGGGTCCGGGGTGTGCTTTGATGCTACTGCGGTGATGCAGGTGAACTCGCCGTAGGAGCCAAAGACAAGCCTGGCGAGCTCCCAAGCCATGGCCATCTTGTCGTCGCTGTCCCTCCCTTGGAAGAGGAGCCACGTCGCCGGGGTCGGCCGCGTCGTCCTCGTCACGCCGGAGCGGCGCTGGagcacggcgctggcgatgcCCGGAGCTATATCTCTGTGGCGCGGGACGCGGGCCTCCAGTGCGCTGCACAGGATCTTGAGATTCTCTGCGGTGAGCTCGGTGAACttcggacggcggcggcgagccgtCGTCGTGCCATCCGATGAGTTGGATTTATTAGAAACCGAGTTAGAGGACCCTGAATTAGGGTTTGCGAGCGACAGCTGATCGTATGGCTCGGCCATCGCACCATCGTGCCGACGGTTCAGCAACGGTTGCCGCCGGTCCATGAGATCATGCCATGGCGCGCAGCTCTTGTTGGTGTCGTCATGGGTAAAGCCACAGTGGGGGGAAGAGACCGGAGAGGAGAAGCTCAGCGTGAGCTCCGATCCAATGCGAACTGGACCTTGGCAACGGTGAATCCACGAGGGGACGCTCGCCGCCGCCACGACCGTGCCGGCACTGCAGTGTGTGACCTCACTGGAAAGAACAAATCAAGAACACACGTTGATGAATGATGAgtaaccgaaaataaataaataaataaataaagtggTCAAACTGACGCCTGCATGCGATGCGACACCACTGATGATGATGAAGGATCAAGCTTGTGGCGTACCTGTCGCCGCCGAGGCTCAACGCGAGGCCGCCGTCCGGCACGACGACGGGGTGTAGTCCCAAGACGGTCTCCAGGGAAGGCTGCCCCGACCTGCGGCTCGTGTAGGACGCGGAGGCTCCGAACCCCAGCAGCCAGAACATGCCCTtgtcgcggccgccgccgccgccgcgcacgagGCTGCTCAACTCCATGACCGCGTGCTCGACAGGGCAGTAACAGTCGAGGCCACGCGAGCTGAAGTCACTTCTCTTCCCCGACGCGACGGTCCAGGCCTCCGCCGCGTAGCCGAGGTCCTCGAGCACGAGCACCACGCCTTTGCCGGCGGCGCAGCACTCGCGCACGAGCGCGC
Proteins encoded in this region:
- the LOC136505860 gene encoding protein SMAX1-LIKE 3-like, which gives rise to MRSGGCAVQQELAGDAAAVMRQAVSLARRRGHAQVTPLHVASAVLSDAGGLLRAACLRSRASSHPLQCKALELCFNVALNRLATAGVLPAAPPAMFQFHAAAGHRAPALSNSLAAAFKRAQANQRRGGGSASDAEGQHHQHVAAKVELKQLVISILDDPSVSRVLREAGFASAEVKANVEKAVSSSEQSSNTANSSSASPNTNTNNPKESKAKQVGVVGDAVRVLDCMASGTNRCVVVVGESAAAAERVVKAVMDKVSKGELRRQHERLKNAQFVPFSAASFQRMPREEVEARAGDLCALVRECCAAGKGVVLVLEDLGYAAEAWTVASGKRSDFSSRGLDCYCPVEHAVMELSSLVRGGGGGRDKGMFWLLGFGASASYTSRRSGQPSLETVLGLHPVVVPDGGLALSLGGDSEVTHCSAGTVVAAASVPSWIHRCQGPVRIGSELTLSFSSPVSSPHCGFTHDDTNKSCAPWHDLMDRRQPLLNRRHDGAMAEPYDQLSLANPNSGSSNSVSNKSNSSDGTTTARRRRPKFTELTAENLKILCSALEARVPRHRDIAPGIASAVLQRRSGVTRTTRPTPATWLLFQGRDSDDKMAMAWELARLVFGSYGEFTCITAVASKHTPDPDHSGSSSPGGHHSSLKRQRSPDNEHGGSMQMFYEAIRENPHRVVLIDGVEHDLELEAGIMDAMASGTVRGYDGGVVSLEDSIVVCCEVFESMSSPRVSSPRSVKQRITSDVDSKVEDDGAEKGGVPRRFSLDLNACAIDSEGEDGSSSYNAMEILNVVDGVFFF